Proteins from one Psychromonas sp. psych-6C06 genomic window:
- a CDS encoding thiol:disulfide interchange protein DsbA/DsbL, translated as MKLNRLFIGFALITLLSACSKAPVPEEGKQYKRLPEAIDSTQFAPVTEVFSLSCIHCRNMEDIIPTLQQAIGQDIAKMHVVFNQPSYVAAMFYYAAEMQSNGTPDHQFMLDLFATFQMPKESSADEQTAAMLKVFESRGLVSPISYNEQQLDELKKRVDQVELLSKQSEIQSVPTFIVKGKYEVITSGHDKKEDMSETIKFLLEK; from the coding sequence ATGAAATTAAATCGCTTATTTATCGGCTTCGCGCTTATCACCCTACTTAGCGCTTGTAGTAAAGCACCTGTTCCTGAAGAGGGGAAACAATATAAGCGTTTACCTGAAGCAATAGACAGCACCCAGTTTGCGCCTGTCACAGAAGTATTCTCATTGAGCTGTATCCATTGTAGAAACATGGAAGATATCATTCCAACTTTACAACAAGCTATCGGTCAAGATATCGCTAAAATGCATGTGGTCTTTAATCAACCCTCTTACGTTGCGGCTATGTTTTATTATGCAGCTGAAATGCAAAGCAATGGCACCCCAGATCATCAGTTTATGTTAGATCTATTTGCGACTTTCCAAATGCCTAAAGAGAGTAGCGCTGATGAGCAAACAGCAGCCATGCTTAAAGTATTTGAATCTCGTGGTTTAGTAAGCCCAATTAGCTACAACGAACAACAGTTAGATGAACTGAAAAAACGTGTTGACCAAGTAGAGCTATTATCGAAACAAAGCGAGATACAATCGGTACCTACTTTCATTGTAAAAGGTAAATATGAAGTGATCACATCGGGCCATGATAAAAAAGAAGATATGAGTGAAACGATTAAATTTCTCTTAGAGAAATAG
- a CDS encoding TerB family tellurite resistance protein, which translates to MIKKVTNYLSSLLNVDEDEQKSDHRVAIASLLCAVAYADHNSSEIELDAIKHCLIKLLKITKDEVETMMQLAQQDMLESNSIFDFTSLLSDLEHDERINVIEMMWQVAYADAYLDEIEEAIIRRVAGLLYVPHSEFIRTKLKVLASLEKSSGN; encoded by the coding sequence TTGATAAAAAAAGTGACCAACTATCTTTCATCGCTGTTAAACGTTGATGAGGATGAACAAAAAAGCGATCATCGTGTCGCTATCGCCTCGCTCTTATGCGCCGTTGCCTACGCGGATCATAATTCTTCAGAGATTGAGCTTGATGCGATAAAACACTGTTTAATCAAACTACTTAAAATAACAAAAGATGAAGTGGAAACCATGATGCAACTTGCACAGCAAGATATGCTTGAATCTAATTCCATTTTTGATTTTACCTCTTTATTGTCGGATCTTGAGCACGATGAGCGCATTAATGTGATAGAAATGATGTGGCAGGTTGCTTATGCAGATGCATATTTAGATGAGATTGAAGAAGCAATAATTCGTCGTGTGGCTGGGCTATTATATGTTCCCCATAGCGAATTTATTCGCACTAAATTAAAAGTGTTAGCAAGCCTTGAGAAGTCTTCTGGGAATTAA
- the gorA gene encoding glutathione-disulfide reductase produces MSEQQFDFDYICIGGGSGGIASANRASMYGAKVAIIEAKDLGGTCVNVGCVPKKVMWHGAQVAEAINLYAPDYGFDLDVKAFSWAKMVENRQAYIGRIHDSYDRVLGNNKVEVIKGFATFVDKNTVEVDGKHYTAKHITIATGGRPSIPNIPGAEFGIDSNGFFDIVEQPKRVAVVGAGYIAVEIAGVLSALGTETHLFVRKASPLRSFDPLIVDTLVEVMAAEGPTLHTHSTPKEVVKEPDGSLTLHIENGESYNVDTLIWAIGRHPATDVINLQATGVETNARGYIKVDEYQQTNIPGIYCVGDIMEGGVELTPVAVKAGRQLSERLFNGQTNAKMDYNLIPTVVFSHPPIGTIGLTEAEAIAQYGESDVKVYQSGFTAMYTAVTQHRQPCKMKLVCAGENEVVVGLHGIGFAVDEMIQGFAVAMKMGATKADFDSAVAIHPTGSEEFVTMR; encoded by the coding sequence ATGAGCGAACAACAATTTGATTTTGATTATATCTGTATTGGTGGTGGCAGTGGCGGTATCGCATCAGCAAATCGTGCGTCGATGTATGGTGCAAAAGTAGCGATTATTGAAGCGAAAGACTTAGGTGGCACCTGTGTTAACGTCGGTTGTGTACCTAAAAAAGTGATGTGGCATGGCGCACAAGTGGCTGAAGCAATAAATTTATATGCACCTGATTATGGGTTTGATTTAGATGTGAAAGCCTTTAGCTGGGCAAAAATGGTAGAGAATCGTCAAGCCTACATTGGCCGAATTCATGATTCTTATGACCGTGTTTTAGGTAATAATAAAGTTGAAGTGATCAAAGGTTTTGCGACTTTTGTAGATAAAAATACCGTTGAGGTTGATGGGAAACATTACACAGCTAAACATATCACCATTGCAACGGGAGGACGCCCTTCTATCCCTAATATTCCTGGTGCTGAATTTGGTATCGACTCAAATGGGTTCTTTGATATTGTTGAACAACCCAAACGAGTAGCGGTCGTTGGTGCGGGCTATATTGCCGTTGAGATTGCAGGCGTATTAAGTGCATTAGGCACAGAAACACACCTTTTTGTGCGTAAAGCGTCGCCACTGCGTAGCTTTGATCCGTTAATCGTTGATACTCTTGTTGAAGTGATGGCAGCAGAAGGACCCACTCTACATACACATTCAACGCCTAAAGAGGTTGTTAAAGAACCCGATGGTAGCTTAACACTACATATTGAAAATGGTGAGTCGTACAATGTCGACACGCTAATTTGGGCAATAGGTCGCCACCCTGCGACGGATGTAATCAACCTACAGGCAACGGGTGTTGAAACTAACGCGCGTGGCTATATCAAGGTAGATGAATACCAACAGACGAATATTCCCGGAATCTATTGTGTTGGCGATATTATGGAGGGCGGTGTCGAGTTAACCCCTGTGGCTGTAAAAGCAGGTCGTCAACTTTCTGAGCGTTTATTCAATGGGCAAACTAACGCAAAAATGGATTACAACTTGATCCCAACAGTGGTATTTAGCCATCCACCTATTGGTACGATCGGCTTAACAGAAGCTGAAGCGATCGCACAATATGGCGAAAGTGACGTTAAAGTCTATCAATCAGGTTTTACTGCAATGTATACAGCAGTGACGCAACACCGCCAACCGTGCAAAATGAAATTGGTTTGTGCAGGTGAAAATGAAGTGGTCGTTGGGCTACATGGTATTGGCTTTGCGGTTGATGAAATGATTCAAGGCTTTGCGGTTGCGATGAAAATGGGCGCAACTAAAGCTGATTTTGATAGTGCAGTTGCAATCCACCCAACGGGATCTGAGGAATTTGTGACGATGCGCTAG
- a CDS encoding phosphoserine transaminase gives MSVNQPSIKPANPNFSSGPCAKRPGYDINQLDLSTLGRSHRAKVGKDALQKVISDTATLLKLPEGYRVGIVPASDTGAMEMIMWSVLGARPVDVCYWESFGQGWFADISKQLKLDNINEIKAGYGQLPDLSQVNPKHDCIFTWNGTTSGVKVESADFISDEREGLTICDATSAVFAMQMPWEKLDVTTFSWQKVLGGEGGHGMIILSPRAVERLESYTPSWPLPKIFRLTAGGKLIEGIFEGATINTPSMLCVADYQDALNWIKEIGGVDASIKKSQDNLAVLSQFVAQHEWINFLAETEATRSNTSVCLSVALSDEQLKQFIKLLAEHQVAFDINAYKDAPSGLRIWCGSTVEQSDLEALMPWLYWAYQQVNA, from the coding sequence ATGAGTGTTAACCAACCTAGCATCAAACCAGCTAATCCTAATTTCTCATCTGGCCCCTGTGCTAAACGCCCGGGTTACGATATTAATCAACTAGATCTCTCCACTTTAGGGCGTTCTCATCGTGCAAAAGTCGGTAAAGATGCATTACAGAAAGTAATTAGTGATACCGCAACGCTTCTAAAACTACCTGAAGGTTATCGTGTGGGTATTGTGCCCGCTTCCGATACGGGTGCAATGGAGATGATCATGTGGTCTGTGCTTGGCGCTCGCCCGGTTGATGTGTGTTACTGGGAGTCCTTTGGACAAGGTTGGTTTGCAGATATTAGCAAACAGTTAAAACTAGACAATATAAATGAGATAAAAGCCGGTTATGGGCAGTTACCAGACCTTTCCCAGGTTAACCCGAAGCATGACTGCATTTTCACCTGGAATGGCACGACATCGGGTGTCAAAGTTGAAAGTGCTGACTTTATTTCCGATGAACGTGAAGGATTAACCATTTGTGATGCAACTTCCGCAGTTTTTGCAATGCAGATGCCGTGGGAAAAGCTTGATGTTACTACCTTTAGTTGGCAGAAAGTATTAGGTGGTGAAGGTGGTCATGGGATGATTATTTTAAGTCCACGTGCAGTTGAGCGCTTAGAAAGCTACACACCGAGTTGGCCACTACCAAAGATTTTCCGATTAACCGCAGGCGGTAAATTAATTGAAGGGATTTTTGAGGGCGCAACAATTAACACCCCTTCTATGCTGTGTGTTGCCGATTATCAAGATGCATTAAATTGGATCAAAGAGATAGGCGGTGTGGATGCGAGTATTAAAAAATCACAGGATAACCTAGCTGTATTGAGTCAATTTGTTGCACAGCACGAATGGATCAACTTCTTAGCAGAAACAGAGGCTACGCGATCTAATACCAGCGTTTGCCTATCGGTTGCATTAAGTGATGAGCAACTTAAACAATTTATTAAGTTACTCGCAGAGCATCAAGTGGCCTTTGATATCAATGCTTACAAAGACGCACCGAGCGGTTTAAGAATCTGGTGTGGCAGTACCGTTGAACAAAGTGATCTTGAAGCGTTAATGCCTTGGTTGTACTGGGCATATCAACAAGTTAACGCATAA
- a CDS encoding type II toxin-antitoxin system prevent-host-death family antitoxin produces MRIVSFTEARNGLKSVLDNVVNDIDYTIITRRDAEDAVVMSMDHYNSLMETVHLLKSPANAAHLSKSIEQFQLAKVVEREIPND; encoded by the coding sequence ATGCGTATTGTATCTTTCACCGAGGCACGAAATGGTCTGAAATCAGTTTTAGATAATGTGGTTAATGATATTGATTATACTATTATCACTAGGCGTGATGCTGAAGATGCAGTGGTCATGTCGATGGATCATTATAATAGCTTGATGGAAACAGTTCATTTATTGAAATCTCCTGCAAATGCTGCACATTTATCTAAATCTATTGAGCAGTTTCAGCTCGCTAAAGTGGTTGAAAGAGAGATTCCGAATGACTAG
- a CDS encoding Txe/YoeB family addiction module toxin, whose product MTRLLAWTDEAWKGYLYWQGQDKKTLKRINKLISDTKRSPFEGIGKPEALKENLSGFWSRRIDETNRLVCAVTDTHLTVISCRYHY is encoded by the coding sequence ATGACTAGGTTGCTTGCATGGACTGATGAAGCCTGGAAAGGTTATCTTTACTGGCAAGGTCAGGACAAAAAGACCTTAAAGCGAATTAATAAACTAATTAGTGACACTAAACGCTCTCCATTTGAAGGAATAGGAAAGCCTGAGGCATTAAAAGAAAATTTATCTGGATTTTGGTCTAGACGTATTGATGAAACCAATCGGCTTGTTTGTGCAGTGACAGATACTCATTTAACGGTTATCTCTTGTCGCTATCATTATTGA
- a CDS encoding DUF6436 domain-containing protein, translating to MQGSSSKISTFQWLILIFWIVFTVSAFAYFTSDRLIDFDADDKLQGMDAKKLSPHFEVYIKNTPVENKKTILHFSTPDCECQINIKSHSKAIDRLAKRNAFQVQHITIDEHDVIPSTPSIAVLGNDGQVVYFGPYGQGLTCNETSGFAQTVLNNYLKGYANNIVIKEAQGCYCPT from the coding sequence TTGCAAGGTTCAAGTAGTAAAATATCTACGTTTCAATGGCTAATACTTATATTTTGGATCGTTTTTACGGTATCAGCTTTTGCTTATTTTACCTCTGATAGATTAATTGACTTTGACGCAGATGATAAGTTGCAGGGTATGGATGCCAAAAAATTAAGCCCACATTTTGAGGTTTATATTAAAAATACGCCCGTAGAAAACAAAAAAACAATATTGCATTTTTCAACGCCAGATTGTGAGTGCCAAATCAATATTAAATCCCATAGCAAAGCCATTGACAGACTTGCAAAACGTAATGCTTTTCAGGTCCAACATATTACCATTGATGAGCATGATGTTATCCCCTCAACACCTTCAATTGCGGTGCTTGGAAATGATGGACAAGTAGTTTACTTTGGACCTTACGGACAAGGGCTCACATGTAATGAAACATCCGGTTTTGCGCAAACCGTACTTAATAACTACCTAAAGGGTTATGCCAATAATATTGTCATTAAAGAAGCGCAAGGCTGTTATTGTCCAACATAA
- a CDS encoding methyl-accepting chemotaxis protein, translating into MNKTNKLFTFLLITLFVESLILGVIYNSYFPAFVIGLPTLLVPIYFYKTAPFAAITRHVSAIAVMIYAALHIHQAYGLIEVHFEIFILLGLLIIYQDWRIFISALLVIAVHHLSFYYLQKSGAEIYVFDQDRLFFSTVLIHAGYAIIEAFIAGYIAREMKKESRAGEELSIIASKLTADKNAIDLSIKTDARKSKTLQSFNELLDVLAHVISGVKEQVIDLNNNANNLLTTKLDLENSSAQRQQETELIATSAEDMVIKIDLIAAESSQLSLQMQEANNHTQLTHDDIVTINQQNQDLTLALEETSKKVTELANSTEIITKVLSEISGIAEQTNLLALNAAIEAARAGEQGRGFAVVADEVRALANRTKESTAQIGSTLSLLQEYSKSTIDAMTNSADIVKSVIESTNKAQDQISKASDLVEQANVISNNVATAVNQQAATTDGIARSAETLKETVQSDTQRVKALANVAGEVSQTAEEMGDNIARFK; encoded by the coding sequence ATGAATAAAACCAATAAGCTATTTACTTTCCTATTAATTACCCTGTTTGTTGAAAGCTTAATATTAGGCGTTATTTACAACAGTTATTTTCCTGCGTTTGTCATTGGCTTGCCAACACTACTCGTGCCCATATACTTTTATAAAACGGCACCATTCGCAGCGATTACACGGCATGTTTCAGCCATCGCTGTGATGATATATGCAGCGTTGCACATACACCAAGCATACGGATTAATCGAAGTTCATTTCGAAATATTTATTTTGCTAGGGCTACTAATAATTTATCAAGATTGGCGCATTTTTATTTCTGCACTTTTAGTGATTGCAGTGCATCACTTGTCTTTCTATTATTTACAAAAAAGCGGTGCAGAAATTTATGTTTTTGATCAAGATAGGCTCTTTTTCAGCACAGTATTAATTCATGCCGGCTATGCGATTATAGAGGCCTTTATTGCCGGCTATATTGCCAGAGAAATGAAAAAAGAAAGCAGAGCGGGTGAAGAGTTATCTATTATTGCTAGCAAACTGACCGCAGATAAAAATGCTATTGATTTAAGCATTAAAACCGATGCCAGAAAAAGCAAAACATTACAATCATTTAATGAGTTATTAGACGTATTGGCTCATGTAATTAGTGGCGTAAAGGAACAGGTAATAGACCTTAATAACAATGCAAACAACCTATTAACTACCAAATTAGACTTAGAAAATTCATCTGCACAACGTCAGCAGGAAACAGAGCTCATTGCTACATCTGCAGAAGATATGGTCATAAAAATAGACTTAATTGCAGCAGAGTCAAGTCAACTAAGCCTACAAATGCAAGAAGCTAATAACCACACGCAGTTAACACACGATGATATCGTTACAATTAATCAACAGAATCAAGATTTAACTCTCGCTCTTGAGGAAACCAGTAAAAAAGTCACAGAACTGGCCAATTCAACAGAAATCATCACCAAAGTACTTTCAGAAATTAGTGGTATTGCCGAGCAAACCAATCTGCTTGCCCTTAATGCAGCAATAGAGGCAGCAAGAGCCGGTGAACAAGGGCGTGGGTTTGCAGTCGTTGCCGATGAAGTGCGTGCGCTAGCAAATAGAACTAAAGAGAGCACTGCGCAAATAGGTAGCACGCTATCTCTTTTACAAGAATATTCAAAATCGACGATAGATGCGATGACAAATAGCGCTGATATTGTAAAATCAGTTATTGAAAGTACTAATAAGGCACAAGATCAGATCAGTAAAGCCTCTGACTTGGTTGAACAAGCGAATGTCATTTCAAATAACGTCGCCACTGCAGTTAATCAACAAGCAGCCACAACAGATGGTATTGCCAGAAGTGCTGAAACATTAAAAGAAACCGTTCAATCAGACACACAAAGAGTTAAAGCGTTAGCGAATGTAGCGGGAGAAGTAAGCCAAACGGCTGAGGAAATGGGGGATAACATTGCAAGGTTCAAGTAG
- a CDS encoding Crp/Fnr family transcriptional regulator — MSIVNIDNIQWPCPLSKDLKQQLLALSHPGKGMPNTNKNMSLPGIYYITKGTGILFITCDNMSSSLGLAIGVNDWTGASSIGNDNKVLLMSLELEPVQHLFFPKQKLELLAKQNLEAFKFLYHCVTTEHPQVFQASLTSLHDREVRIAYSLLSLAQKKSFIKGANMSLKITQAQLSTITGLTRPRINEALKKFEKAQEISMTRGEIHIIDVNALGNRLNQLNTMFSDPRKT, encoded by the coding sequence ATGTCTATCGTTAATATTGATAACATCCAATGGCCTTGTCCGTTATCGAAAGACTTAAAACAGCAATTATTAGCACTATCTCATCCCGGAAAAGGAATGCCAAACACCAATAAAAATATGTCATTACCCGGTATTTATTACATTACAAAAGGGACAGGTATTCTTTTCATTACTTGCGATAACATGAGTAGTTCACTTGGCCTGGCCATTGGAGTTAATGATTGGACTGGTGCAAGCTCTATCGGAAATGATAATAAAGTTTTATTAATGTCACTGGAATTAGAACCTGTACAACACCTCTTTTTCCCCAAACAAAAACTCGAGTTACTTGCAAAGCAAAACCTAGAAGCTTTCAAATTTTTATACCATTGCGTGACCACTGAGCATCCTCAAGTTTTTCAGGCCTCGCTCACTTCGCTCCATGATAGAGAAGTTCGCATTGCTTATAGCTTGCTTTCACTGGCGCAAAAGAAGTCGTTCATTAAAGGAGCAAATATGTCACTTAAAATAACGCAGGCGCAATTATCCACAATCACCGGTCTAACTCGCCCAAGAATTAACGAAGCGCTAAAAAAATTTGAGAAAGCACAAGAGATTTCGATGACACGCGGTGAGATCCATATCATCGACGTAAATGCCTTAGGAAATAGGCTTAATCAGCTTAATACCATGTTTAGCGACCCACGCAAAACGTAA
- a CDS encoding cytidine/deoxycytidylate deaminase family protein yields the protein MISKWAERFIQMAELVASWSKDPSTQVGAVITEHNRIVSLGFNGYPHGISDSAATDSRDLKLLKTLHAEENAILYAKRDLSGCEIWVTHFPCPNCAAKIIQTGISAVHCPEQSEDFLSRWGEKVALSENMFTQAGVSVNWLTADKA from the coding sequence ATGATTTCTAAATGGGCAGAACGATTTATTCAAATGGCAGAGCTAGTCGCTTCATGGAGCAAAGACCCTTCGACGCAAGTAGGTGCCGTGATCACTGAGCATAATCGGATTGTATCGCTTGGCTTTAATGGTTATCCACACGGTATTTCTGACAGCGCGGCCACAGATAGCAGAGACTTAAAACTACTGAAGACATTACATGCTGAAGAAAATGCCATACTCTATGCAAAGCGTGATTTGAGCGGTTGTGAAATTTGGGTGACACATTTCCCCTGCCCTAACTGCGCAGCAAAAATCATTCAAACCGGAATTAGTGCTGTACATTGTCCTGAACAAAGTGAAGATTTTTTATCGCGCTGGGGAGAAAAAGTGGCATTAAGTGAAAATATGTTTACGCAAGCAGGCGTTAGTGTCAACTGGTTAACCGCAGATAAAGCTTAG
- a CDS encoding trypsin-like serine protease, with protein MQKLGKLSLLSMLLLPATSMASDAIQPRIVGGYDANPADWKFYTQLVSKTGNRSYCGASYIGEGFVLTAAHCVDGDAASTIAVKVGGYRYGGTDGERANVTQVYVHPSYSKKNLANDVALLKLDRVLTNATVVDIADGALEQYVRPGDALTVAGLGRLSEGGSSPTVLQEVDVPLLSDAACRTAGGNYTTVGDVSFCAGVAEGGIDSCQGDSGGPIVVNQSGQVTQLGIVSWGIGCAREGKYGVYSDIAALRPWIDSVVNDQLGNVAVDYTATQALSSFVVGELKTHSFTIKNSGDMEFNFNNLDIATYGVTSNAMITEDNCSAITLQPSQSCDVSVEFGASKSGTATLKLNFDIDKNRTQYSSTITAIATTNTVGGCSEAWEVGKVYNTGDLALASGQIWQAQWWTQGTDPATVGEWGVWKSIGIANCDGSVPTPVVTPTPVVTPTPVVTPTPVVTPTPVVTPTPVVTPTPVVTPTPVTGDSTWNADAIYLKGDSVVVNGTTYVAGWWTTGEQPGTTGPWGVWKVVK; from the coding sequence ATGCAAAAGTTAGGAAAATTATCGTTACTGTCAATGTTATTGTTACCAGCCACTTCGATGGCAAGTGATGCTATACAGCCACGTATTGTTGGTGGTTATGATGCAAACCCCGCTGATTGGAAATTTTATACCCAACTAGTGAGTAAAACCGGTAATCGTTCTTATTGTGGCGCGAGTTACATTGGGGAGGGTTTTGTATTAACGGCAGCACACTGTGTTGATGGTGATGCTGCCTCTACGATTGCCGTTAAGGTTGGCGGTTATCGATATGGTGGAACGGATGGTGAACGTGCCAATGTAACACAGGTTTATGTTCATCCAAGTTATAGCAAGAAAAATTTAGCTAATGATGTCGCGTTATTAAAACTAGACCGAGTGTTAACCAACGCAACGGTTGTTGATATTGCTGATGGCGCTCTTGAGCAGTACGTTCGCCCAGGCGATGCGTTAACCGTTGCCGGTCTTGGTCGCCTATCTGAAGGTGGTTCGTCTCCAACCGTATTGCAAGAAGTTGATGTGCCATTGCTTTCTGATGCTGCTTGTCGTACTGCGGGCGGAAACTATACCACTGTAGGTGATGTTTCTTTCTGTGCGGGTGTTGCAGAGGGTGGGATTGATTCTTGTCAGGGAGACAGTGGCGGTCCAATTGTAGTTAATCAATCAGGACAAGTTACTCAGTTGGGTATTGTAAGCTGGGGTATTGGTTGTGCACGCGAAGGTAAGTACGGTGTATACAGTGATATTGCAGCACTTCGCCCTTGGATTGATAGTGTTGTGAATGATCAACTAGGGAATGTTGCTGTGGATTATACTGCAACACAAGCTTTATCAAGTTTTGTGGTTGGAGAGTTAAAAACGCATAGTTTCACTATTAAGAACAGTGGTGATATGGAGTTTAACTTCAATAATCTTGATATTGCCACTTATGGTGTCACTAGCAACGCAATGATAACTGAAGATAACTGTTCTGCTATTACTTTACAGCCTTCGCAAAGTTGTGATGTAAGTGTTGAGTTTGGTGCATCTAAAAGCGGTACTGCAACATTAAAGTTAAACTTTGATATTGATAAGAATCGAACTCAATATTCATCAACAATCACAGCAATTGCGACCACTAATACTGTTGGTGGATGCAGTGAAGCATGGGAAGTTGGTAAAGTTTACAACACTGGTGATCTAGCGTTAGCTTCAGGCCAAATTTGGCAAGCACAATGGTGGACACAGGGAACAGATCCTGCAACAGTTGGTGAATGGGGTGTTTGGAAAAGCATCGGTATTGCAAATTGTGATGGTTCTGTCCCAACACCAGTTGTAACGCCAACACCGGTTGTAACACCAACACCGGTTGTAACGCCAACACCGGTTGTAACACCAACACCGGTTGTAACGCCAACACCAGTTGTAACGCCAACACCGGTTGTAACACCAACACCTGTCACTGGTGACTCTACTTGGAACGCTGATGCAATTTACCTTAAAGGTGATAGTGTTGTGGTGAATGGCACCACTTACGTTGCTGGATGGTGGACAACTGGTGAGCAACCAGGCACAACAGGTCCATGGGGTGTGTGGAAAGTAGTTAAATAA
- a CDS encoding DNA polymerase III subunit psi, translating into MLHQKAFFLQEMGITHWQVRKPGLFTQGSGFPMLDLSACKLLIICAAGEFEHPLTEAVLTAFQISKDEVCCCTLEQFENQQGSLPTIIWSTLGDINQPHGHTLLRSPAIAELALQPNAKKQLWEQFCALS; encoded by the coding sequence ATGTTGCACCAAAAAGCATTTTTTTTGCAGGAGATGGGAATCACCCATTGGCAAGTTCGTAAACCGGGGTTATTTACTCAGGGGAGTGGCTTTCCGATGTTAGATCTTAGCGCGTGTAAACTTCTAATTATCTGTGCCGCTGGCGAGTTCGAACACCCATTAACAGAAGCGGTATTGACTGCCTTTCAGATCAGTAAAGACGAGGTATGTTGTTGCACCTTGGAGCAGTTTGAAAATCAACAGGGGAGCTTACCTACTATTATTTGGTCAACATTAGGTGATATAAATCAACCGCATGGTCATACTTTGTTACGCTCACCTGCGATTGCAGAGCTCGCACTGCAACCTAACGCTAAAAAACAATTATGGGAGCAGTTTTGTGCTTTGTCATGA
- the rimI gene encoding ribosomal protein S18-alanine N-acetyltransferase, with amino-acid sequence MLCHEQLKVLPMGLSDIKSITAIESLAHSHPWSEKLFLSNFGQRYFNHVLFYDEKVIGYFVASSVAGEVTLMNIAISPDVQGQGAGQYLLQFLVDHARKNEQQEIWLEVRCSNHSAIALYQKAGFVEVDVRKAYYPSENGREDALIMCCYL; translated from the coding sequence GTGCTTTGTCATGAACAGTTAAAGGTCCTGCCAATGGGGCTTAGCGATATTAAATCTATCACCGCAATAGAATCCCTTGCACATAGCCACCCTTGGTCTGAGAAGTTGTTTTTAAGTAACTTTGGTCAGCGTTATTTTAACCATGTGTTGTTTTATGATGAGAAGGTGATCGGGTATTTTGTCGCTAGCTCAGTTGCTGGTGAGGTTACGCTTATGAATATCGCCATTTCACCTGACGTTCAAGGTCAAGGTGCAGGGCAATATCTTTTACAATTTTTAGTAGATCACGCACGCAAAAATGAGCAACAAGAGATATGGTTAGAGGTGAGATGTTCAAATCACAGTGCGATTGCACTTTATCAAAAAGCAGGCTTTGTCGAAGTTGATGTTCGAAAAGCTTATTACCCTTCAGAAAATGGGCGTGAAGACGCATTAATTATGTGTTGCTATTTGTAG
- a CDS encoding RNA methyltransferase gives MISKNQLKLIKALESKKQRKKHGLFLVQGEKNVAELFHSDFIIKHIFATPSYINAQGALLREHHLIAKTIEASEEELNKAGTLVTNNSVLAVVECKDAKLPTIKTDELILVLDQVGDPGNLGTILRVADWYGIKHVVCSPDCADFYNPKVIAATMGSFARVKVSHTPLPDYLKAQSSPIYGAFLAGENIHQAQLADSAFIVMGSESHGISSEVEAFISNKITIPNFGHAESLNVAMATGIILDNFKR, from the coding sequence ATGATCTCCAAAAACCAGTTAAAACTAATTAAAGCGCTTGAGTCTAAAAAGCAGCGAAAAAAACATGGCCTATTTTTGGTGCAGGGTGAAAAGAATGTGGCGGAGCTATTTCATTCTGACTTTATTATTAAACATATTTTTGCAACCCCAAGCTACATCAATGCGCAAGGGGCATTATTAAGGGAGCATCATTTAATCGCTAAAACCATCGAAGCGAGCGAAGAAGAGCTTAATAAAGCGGGCACGTTAGTAACTAATAACAGTGTATTAGCTGTAGTGGAATGTAAAGACGCGAAGCTACCGACGATTAAGACTGACGAGTTAATTTTAGTATTAGACCAGGTCGGTGATCCCGGTAACCTAGGGACGATATTGCGTGTTGCAGATTGGTATGGCATTAAACATGTCGTGTGTAGTCCTGATTGTGCCGATTTCTATAATCCGAAGGTTATCGCTGCTACCATGGGGTCCTTCGCACGGGTTAAGGTTTCGCACACACCACTGCCTGATTATTTAAAAGCTCAGAGTAGTCCAATTTACGGGGCATTTTTAGCGGGAGAAAATATTCATCAGGCGCAACTAGCTGACTCTGCTTTTATTGTAATGGGCAGTGAATCTCATGGCATCTCTTCTGAAGTAGAGGCATTTATCTCTAATAAAATTACCATTCCCAATTTTGGGCACGCAGAATCTTTAAACGTGGCAATGGCAACGGGCATTATTTTAGATAACTTTAAACGTTAA